From the Oleiharenicola lentus genome, one window contains:
- the mutL gene encoding DNA mismatch repair endonuclease MutL: protein MPTIRILTDRVANQIAAGEVIERPAAVVKELVENSLDAGATRIEVEFSHGGRSLIRVEDNGCGMTRDDAQMSLERHATSKLVETADLDRLETFGFRGEAVPSIASVSRFELRTRRAEDPAGTEILINGGKLVHVRECGLAPGTRITVSHLFNSVPARRKFLKSDPTESAHIVQTVRLYALSCPQTAFTLIEDGRVLFQSPVCTTLEERVGEIFGRQLAQDLLPVAASDIGLKLSGLIGKPGVSRATRHEMIMFVNRRPVDSRTLNYAVIESYATSLAKGRYPVAVLFLDLEPAAVDVNVHPAKREVRFRSEGAVRGFVIRAVLEALREFGAGASSRETAEAMPGDPVVPATTALFAAPASPVMAQPFRPFSPVSPPPSIQVPPPRVSVAPFKPASPVAPTALRPAGISPGVLMGWRYLDTAHGDYALFEAPGGLVVLDRRSAHERVWFERLQAQFAIGEVASQRLLFAVPVELDAIASAMLLERLPFLHRHGLEVVEFGRNFFRIESVPVWLDPADAEGFLRDIIGLMREGRLDERRADLAREELARLAAQKAVRLPVTLGEGEAMALVAQLFACSQPHSSPTGRPTHFELSRGELARRFQR from the coding sequence ATGCCCACGATCCGCATCCTCACCGACCGCGTGGCCAACCAGATCGCCGCCGGCGAGGTGATTGAGCGTCCGGCCGCCGTGGTGAAGGAACTGGTGGAGAACTCGCTCGACGCGGGGGCGACCCGGATCGAGGTCGAGTTCAGCCACGGCGGGCGCAGCCTGATCCGCGTCGAGGACAACGGCTGCGGCATGACCCGCGACGACGCCCAGATGTCGCTGGAACGCCATGCCACGAGCAAGCTCGTGGAAACGGCCGATCTGGACCGGCTGGAGACCTTTGGCTTCCGGGGCGAGGCGGTGCCTTCGATCGCCAGCGTGTCGCGCTTCGAGCTGCGCACCCGCCGCGCCGAGGATCCGGCGGGCACGGAGATTCTCATCAACGGCGGCAAACTCGTCCACGTGCGCGAATGCGGCCTGGCGCCGGGCACGCGCATCACGGTGTCGCACCTGTTCAACTCGGTGCCAGCACGCCGCAAGTTTCTCAAAAGCGACCCGACGGAGTCGGCGCACATTGTCCAGACCGTGCGGCTCTACGCGCTGTCTTGTCCGCAGACGGCGTTCACGCTGATTGAGGACGGGCGGGTGTTGTTCCAGTCGCCCGTCTGCACGACGCTGGAGGAGCGGGTGGGGGAGATCTTCGGCCGGCAACTTGCCCAGGACCTTCTGCCCGTCGCGGCGAGTGACATCGGGCTGAAGCTCAGCGGACTCATCGGCAAGCCCGGAGTCAGCCGGGCCACCCGGCACGAGATGATCATGTTCGTGAACCGGCGCCCGGTGGACAGCCGCACGCTCAACTACGCGGTGATCGAGTCCTACGCGACCTCGCTGGCGAAGGGCCGGTATCCCGTGGCCGTGCTTTTCCTGGACCTCGAACCCGCCGCGGTGGACGTGAACGTCCATCCGGCCAAGCGCGAGGTGCGCTTCCGCAGCGAGGGCGCCGTGCGGGGCTTTGTGATCCGGGCGGTGCTGGAAGCGCTGCGGGAGTTCGGTGCCGGTGCGAGTTCGCGTGAAACGGCGGAGGCGATGCCCGGTGATCCGGTGGTGCCGGCGACGACAGCCCTCTTTGCGGCGCCCGCGTCCCCGGTGATGGCTCAGCCCTTTCGCCCGTTCTCGCCGGTATCACCACCTCCGTCAATCCAGGTGCCGCCGCCGCGGGTGTCGGTTGCTCCGTTCAAGCCGGCGAGTCCGGTTGCACCGACGGCATTGCGTCCGGCGGGAATCTCGCCCGGCGTGCTGATGGGCTGGCGTTATCTCGACACCGCGCACGGTGACTACGCGCTTTTTGAGGCGCCGGGCGGGCTCGTGGTGCTCGACCGGCGCTCGGCGCACGAACGGGTTTGGTTCGAGCGGCTGCAGGCCCAGTTTGCCATCGGCGAGGTGGCGAGCCAGCGGCTGCTGTTTGCCGTGCCCGTGGAACTGGACGCGATTGCGAGCGCGATGCTCTTGGAGCGGTTGCCGTTTCTGCATCGTCACGGCCTGGAAGTGGTGGAGTTCGGCCGGAATTTTTTCCGCATCGAGTCGGTCCCGGTCTGGCTGGACCCGGCCGATGCCGAGGGATTCCTGCGCGACATCATCGGGCTGATGCGGGAGGGCCGCCTGGACGAGCGGCGCGCCGACCTCGCCCGCGAGGAACTTGCCCGGCTGGCGGCGCAGAAGGCCGTGCGCCTGCCCGTGACCCTGGGCGAGGGTGAGGCGATGGCGTTGGTGGCCCAGTTGTTTGCCTGCTCGCAGCCCCACAGCAGCCCCACCGGCCGGCCCACGCACTTTGAGCTGAGTCGCGGCGAGCTTGCGCGCCGGTTTCAGCGCTGA
- a CDS encoding MFS transporter, translating to MLPLLPQRDPALRPYRKGLYFAFFNAMNWQVATATPTVLFMAYLGADSFQTGLVYGWPLLLTPVQVLATALLPRLGFKRLTMAGWGARSWFLLVPLGLALTVVSNPPAWSVTAMVAAMFCYSLSRSVGAAAITTWLQGLVPEAVRGRYWSTDQIMGGAASIATLLLCAATFTWLPPSAAYAVQYTFSIAGAWLAVRCLRSLPDIPRPSVMSLGKIWADTPRLMFRSGEFSAYLWLAVLFYVVTTSIVPFSAYFLKVEAGIAPSLIMGCTIVQYLGVIAGNWFMRSRLDRTGAKPFFRAAFVLCGMVAAGWLAGLHWRPALPFLLPALYFLLGATLGMFGSANVSYLAKILPAADRALPVSLHGALTFFLGGLAPMVWGLVLKGGGPVPSVNVTAFQAFFVFIVVGAGLLVLLGNRLKETPGHVDPILAGDWLFRPFRIVASLVRPPEPAADERSER from the coding sequence ATGCTGCCCTTGCTCCCGCAGCGCGACCCCGCCCTGCGTCCTTACCGGAAGGGCCTGTATTTCGCGTTTTTCAACGCGATGAACTGGCAGGTCGCCACCGCGACGCCGACCGTGCTCTTCATGGCCTACCTCGGGGCCGATTCGTTTCAGACCGGTCTGGTCTATGGCTGGCCGCTCCTGTTGACGCCGGTGCAAGTGCTGGCGACGGCGCTGCTGCCGCGGCTGGGCTTCAAACGGTTGACGATGGCCGGGTGGGGTGCGCGCAGCTGGTTCCTGCTCGTTCCGCTGGGTCTCGCGCTGACGGTGGTGTCAAACCCGCCCGCCTGGTCGGTCACCGCCATGGTCGCGGCGATGTTTTGCTACTCGCTCAGCCGGTCGGTGGGCGCGGCGGCGATCACGACCTGGCTGCAGGGCCTGGTGCCCGAGGCGGTGCGCGGACGATACTGGTCCACTGATCAGATCATGGGCGGGGCCGCATCCATCGCCACGCTGCTGCTTTGTGCGGCCACTTTCACCTGGCTGCCGCCGTCTGCGGCTTACGCGGTGCAGTATACTTTCAGCATCGCAGGAGCCTGGCTCGCGGTGCGGTGCCTGCGTTCGCTGCCCGATATCCCGCGGCCCAGCGTGATGAGCCTGGGTAAAATCTGGGCCGACACCCCGCGGCTGATGTTTCGCTCCGGTGAGTTCAGCGCCTATCTCTGGCTGGCGGTGCTGTTCTACGTGGTGACCACGTCCATCGTGCCGTTCTCGGCCTACTTTCTCAAGGTCGAGGCCGGCATCGCGCCCTCGTTGATCATGGGCTGCACCATCGTGCAGTATCTGGGCGTGATCGCGGGCAACTGGTTCATGCGTTCTCGTCTCGACCGCACAGGCGCCAAACCCTTTTTCCGCGCCGCGTTCGTGCTCTGCGGCATGGTTGCCGCCGGCTGGCTCGCGGGCCTGCACTGGCGTCCGGCCCTGCCATTTCTGCTGCCTGCGCTGTATTTCCTGTTGGGGGCGACGCTGGGCATGTTCGGCTCCGCCAATGTCAGCTACCTGGCCAAGATTCTTCCCGCGGCCGACCGGGCCCTGCCGGTCTCGCTGCATGGTGCGCTGACCTTCTTCCTCGGCGGTCTCGCGCCCATGGTGTGGGGCTTGGTGCTGAAGGGCGGTGGGCCGGTGCCCTCGGTCAATGTGACGGCCTTTCAGGCTTTCTTCGTGTTCATCGTCGTGGGCGCGGGCCTGCTCGTGCTGCTCGGCAACCGGCTGAAAGAAACGCCCGGCCATGTGGATCCGATTTTGGCGGGCGACTGGCTGTTCCGGCCGTTCCGCATCGTGGCGTCGCTGGTCCGTCCGCCCGAGCCGGCCGCCGACGAGCGCTCCGAACGATAA
- the argH gene encoding argininosuccinate lyase translates to MAKQAQATWGGRFSAGPAGLMQRFSESVSFDHRLAPFDIAGSKAHSAMLAHVGLISKQERDAIHGGLDAILAEINAGKFKWRTELEDVHMNIEQALTQRVPAAAKLHTARSRNDQVATDMRLWFKAACAELSAKIADAQRAILAIAAKNQTVLIPGYTHLQRAQPVFLAHHLFAYLEMLQRDAGRFAVVADHANWCPLGSGAIAGTTLPIDREFTAKTLGFVDAKGRPRVTQNSMDTVADRDVFIEFAAACATTGVHLSRMAEDLILWMSSEFGFVDLPDTFCTGSSLMPQKKNPDSMELIRGKSARLQGNLHTLLTLAKGLPLTYNRDLQEDKPPVFDSHDQTALCLDVLAGTFAGMQVKAARCAAAVSDPALLATDLADYLVRQGVPFRTAHHAVGAVVKLAEQKGVALNQLSLSDVQSVHPAYQADWVESFDLAKAMARRAGTGMPSPAQLRRQFARWQKQLA, encoded by the coding sequence ATGGCAAAGCAGGCACAGGCCACGTGGGGCGGGCGGTTCTCGGCGGGTCCCGCCGGGCTCATGCAGCGTTTCAGCGAATCCGTCTCCTTCGACCACCGGCTCGCGCCGTTCGACATCGCGGGCAGCAAGGCGCACTCCGCCATGCTCGCGCACGTCGGGCTCATCTCGAAACAAGAACGTGATGCCATCCACGGCGGCCTCGACGCCATCCTCGCCGAAATCAACGCCGGCAAGTTCAAGTGGCGAACCGAGCTTGAGGACGTCCACATGAACATCGAGCAGGCGCTCACGCAGCGGGTGCCGGCCGCCGCGAAGCTCCACACCGCGCGCAGCCGCAACGACCAGGTCGCGACCGACATGCGGCTCTGGTTCAAGGCCGCTTGCGCGGAACTCAGCGCGAAGATCGCGGACGCCCAGCGGGCCATCCTCGCGATCGCGGCGAAAAACCAGACCGTGCTTATCCCGGGCTACACACACCTGCAGCGCGCCCAACCGGTGTTTCTGGCGCATCATCTATTCGCGTATCTTGAAATGCTCCAGCGCGACGCCGGACGTTTCGCCGTTGTGGCCGACCACGCGAACTGGTGTCCGCTTGGCTCCGGGGCCATCGCCGGCACGACGCTTCCGATCGACCGCGAGTTCACCGCGAAGACCCTCGGCTTCGTCGATGCCAAGGGCCGGCCCCGCGTCACCCAGAACAGCATGGACACGGTCGCCGACCGCGACGTGTTCATCGAGTTCGCCGCCGCCTGCGCCACGACCGGCGTCCACCTCTCGCGCATGGCGGAGGACCTGATTCTCTGGATGAGCAGCGAGTTCGGCTTCGTGGATCTGCCCGACACCTTTTGCACGGGCTCGAGCCTGATGCCGCAGAAGAAGAATCCCGATTCGATGGAGCTCATTCGCGGCAAGTCCGCCCGTCTGCAGGGCAACCTGCACACGCTGCTCACGCTCGCGAAGGGCCTCCCGTTGACCTACAACCGCGACCTGCAGGAGGACAAGCCGCCGGTCTTCGACAGTCACGACCAGACGGCGCTCTGCCTTGACGTGCTCGCCGGCACCTTCGCCGGCATGCAGGTAAAGGCCGCGCGTTGCGCCGCGGCCGTCTCCGATCCGGCGCTGCTCGCCACCGACCTCGCCGACTACCTCGTGCGCCAGGGCGTGCCGTTCCGCACCGCGCACCATGCGGTTGGAGCGGTCGTCAAACTCGCCGAGCAGAAGGGCGTGGCCCTCAACCAACTCTCTCTCTCCGACGTGCAGTCCGTTCATCCGGCGTATCAGGCGGACTGGGTGGAATCCTTCGATCTGGCCAAGGCCATGGCCCGCCGCGCCGGCACCGGCATGCCAAGCCCGGCACAACTTCGCCGCCAGTTCGCCCGCTGGCAGAAACAGCTGGCTTGA
- a CDS encoding OsmC family protein, which produces MVKSTGIYTGGLNCQLTHGPSGRVIETDAPADNHGRGAAFSPTDLTAASLASCMVTTMAIAAKLKLNCDIPGVRWEVTKEMSSDKPRRIVRLAVQIWLPFPKSKDPEGILEHAARNCPVHHSLHPGIESPLTLHWTD; this is translated from the coding sequence ATGGTCAAAAGCACCGGCATCTACACGGGCGGGCTCAACTGCCAGCTCACCCATGGCCCCTCGGGGCGGGTTATTGAAACCGACGCCCCCGCGGACAATCACGGACGCGGCGCGGCGTTTTCACCGACTGATCTCACCGCGGCCTCGCTCGCTTCTTGCATGGTCACGACGATGGCCATCGCGGCGAAGCTGAAGCTCAACTGCGATATCCCCGGTGTGCGCTGGGAGGTGACCAAAGAAATGTCGTCCGACAAGCCGCGCCGCATCGTGCGGCTGGCCGTGCAGATCTGGCTGCCCTTTCCGAAGTCCAAGGATCCCGAAGGCATCCTCGAGCACGCCGCCCGCAACTGCCCCGTGCACCACAGCCTGCACCCCGGCATCGAAAGTCCGCTGACCCTGCACTGGACGGACTGA
- a CDS encoding PIG-L deacetylase family protein, protein MNFSQPAADIHVPDGRSVAKALARTTHLCLAAHQDDIEIMAHQAIAACYGKQSAGFTGVVVTDGAGSPRTGKFAKFTDEEMKAERRAEQRRAAKLGKYAAVIQLAHPSAVVKDAKESRVTADLTAILRACGQLEAVYLHNPADKHDTHVAVFLRCLAALRSLPKSKRPKRVLGCEVWRNLDWLVDTDKVLLNDSARPALAAKLIGAFQSQIAGGKRYDLAIAGRRLANATFHTSHATDAANAVTWAMDLTPLIKDNKLSVEQFTLAHLDRLRSDVQARLQRFA, encoded by the coding sequence GTGAATTTCTCCCAGCCCGCCGCTGACATCCATGTGCCTGACGGTCGCTCCGTCGCCAAGGCGCTGGCCCGCACCACGCACCTCTGTCTCGCGGCGCACCAGGACGACATCGAGATCATGGCCCACCAGGCCATCGCGGCCTGTTATGGAAAACAATCGGCCGGTTTCACCGGCGTGGTGGTCACCGACGGCGCGGGCAGTCCGCGCACCGGGAAGTTTGCCAAGTTCACCGACGAGGAGATGAAGGCCGAGCGCCGGGCCGAGCAGCGCCGCGCGGCAAAACTCGGCAAATACGCCGCCGTCATCCAACTCGCGCATCCCAGCGCCGTGGTGAAGGACGCCAAGGAATCCCGCGTGACGGCGGATCTCACGGCCATCCTGCGCGCCTGCGGTCAGCTGGAAGCAGTTTATCTCCACAACCCGGCCGACAAGCACGACACCCATGTTGCGGTGTTTCTCCGCTGTCTGGCCGCCCTGCGCTCCCTGCCGAAATCCAAGCGGCCCAAGCGTGTGCTGGGCTGCGAAGTCTGGCGCAACCTCGACTGGCTGGTGGACACCGACAAGGTCCTGCTCAACGATTCCGCCCGTCCCGCGCTGGCCGCCAAGCTCATCGGCGCCTTCCAGTCCCAGATCGCCGGTGGCAAACGCTACGACCTCGCCATCGCCGGGCGTCGCCTGGCCAACGCCACCTTCCACACCTCGCACGCGACCGACGCGGCGAACGCCGTGACCTGGGCGATGGATCTCACGCCGTTGATCAAGGACAACAAGCTGTCCGTCGAGCAATTCACCCTCGCGCATCTCGATCGCCTTCGCTCCGACGTACAGGCCCGGCTGCAGCGGTTCGCCTGA
- a CDS encoding TIGR00282 family metallophosphoesterase, whose amino-acid sequence MRLLFIGDIVGKPGREIVGAVVPKLRAERGIDFVIANAENAAAGAGITGLIAKTLLESGVDAITLGDHVWDQKGFETDIASLDRVCRPANLPATSPGRDYLIVERNGFRLLVFTVLGRSFMGLKAECPFLCADALLKRLAGQYDGAVIEVHAEATSEKQALGWHLAGRATAVLGTHTHVATADAALLRGHTAFQCDVGMTGPHESVLGREITPVIGRFLDSMPRRCEVAVGDNRLSATLVEFGADGRASGVEWLQVRG is encoded by the coding sequence ATGCGCCTGCTTTTTATCGGCGACATCGTCGGCAAACCCGGCCGGGAGATCGTTGGTGCGGTCGTGCCGAAACTGCGTGCTGAACGGGGAATCGATTTCGTCATCGCCAACGCCGAGAACGCCGCCGCCGGGGCGGGCATCACGGGCCTGATTGCCAAGACGCTGCTCGAATCCGGCGTGGATGCGATTACGCTGGGCGACCACGTCTGGGATCAGAAGGGATTTGAGACCGACATCGCCTCGCTCGACCGCGTGTGTCGGCCGGCCAATCTGCCGGCGACGAGCCCCGGGCGGGATTATCTGATCGTGGAAAGAAACGGCTTCCGCCTGCTCGTGTTCACGGTGCTCGGGCGCTCTTTCATGGGCCTGAAGGCGGAGTGCCCGTTCCTCTGCGCCGATGCCTTGTTGAAAAGACTGGCGGGTCAATACGACGGCGCCGTCATCGAGGTCCATGCCGAGGCCACCTCGGAGAAACAGGCCTTGGGCTGGCACCTCGCGGGACGTGCGACTGCGGTGCTGGGGACGCACACCCATGTGGCCACGGCCGATGCCGCGCTGTTGCGCGGGCACACGGCCTTCCAATGCGATGTCGGCATGACCGGTCCGCACGAGTCCGTGCTCGGTCGCGAAATCACGCCGGTCATCGGGCGTTTCCTCGACAGCATGCCGCGCCGCTGCGAGGTGGCGGTCGGCGACAACCGTCTGTCTGCCACGCTCGTCGAGTTCGGGGCCGATGGTCGCGCCTCGGGAGTGGAGTGGCTGCAGGTGAGGGGATAA
- a CDS encoding PD40 domain-containing protein: MRNAFCLLFGLVLATAAIAQRDIGIVDVKGDANVMGITVTSSSAELQNLAMQAFNAHGRYKLYASGASYSINFAPAGATSVTVTIARGGSTTHTQTVSGTSLRNALLRAADVAVTKTSGLRGWFAGKLAFVGERTGKTEIYTSDLFFGELVKWSSDGKQVIGPRWSPDGSKIVYTSYRTSFPDIYQIEFASRRISLLASFKGTNSGGRFSPDGSRLAMVLSGEGNPEVYVGNASARQLKRLTNNQSVEASPTFSPDGGRILYVSDAAGGPQLYTIPVGGGSATRLATNISKYCAEPDWSAADPSKIVFTAGVGRGYQSAVFDTKSGTSKIITKAPTDAIEPVWLADGRHIICTYRAANTKVLYIVDTESGKATRLSPAAFGNAGNASYLAP, from the coding sequence ATGCGTAACGCTTTTTGCCTCCTGTTCGGTCTGGTCCTCGCCACCGCCGCCATCGCCCAACGCGACATCGGCATCGTCGATGTCAAAGGTGACGCCAATGTCATGGGCATCACCGTGACGTCCTCGTCCGCCGAGCTGCAAAACCTCGCGATGCAGGCCTTCAACGCCCACGGCCGCTACAAGCTCTACGCCAGCGGCGCGAGCTACTCGATCAACTTCGCCCCCGCGGGCGCGACCTCGGTCACCGTGACCATCGCGCGCGGCGGCTCCACCACGCACACGCAGACGGTCTCCGGCACGAGTCTGCGCAACGCGCTCCTGCGCGCCGCCGACGTGGCCGTGACCAAGACCAGCGGCCTGCGCGGCTGGTTCGCCGGCAAGCTCGCCTTCGTCGGCGAGCGAACGGGCAAGACCGAGATCTACACCTCCGACCTCTTCTTCGGCGAACTCGTGAAGTGGTCCAGCGACGGCAAACAGGTCATCGGTCCCCGCTGGTCGCCGGACGGCTCGAAGATCGTCTATACCAGCTACCGCACCAGCTTCCCCGACATCTACCAGATCGAGTTCGCCAGCCGCCGCATTTCTCTCCTCGCCAGCTTCAAGGGCACGAACAGCGGCGGGCGCTTCAGCCCCGACGGTTCCCGCCTCGCCATGGTGCTATCGGGTGAGGGCAATCCCGAGGTCTATGTCGGCAACGCCTCCGCCCGTCAGTTGAAGCGCCTCACCAACAACCAGTCGGTCGAGGCCTCGCCGACCTTCTCGCCCGACGGCGGCCGCATCCTCTACGTTTCCGACGCCGCCGGTGGCCCGCAGCTCTACACGATTCCCGTAGGCGGCGGTTCCGCCACGCGCTTGGCGACCAATATTTCCAAATACTGCGCTGAGCCCGATTGGAGCGCCGCCGACCCGAGCAAGATCGTGTTCACCGCCGGCGTGGGCCGCGGTTACCAGTCGGCCGTCTTCGACACGAAGAGCGGCACCAGCAAGATCATCACCAAGGCGCCGACCGACGCCATTGAGCCGGTCTGGCTCGCGGACGGACGCCACATCATCTGCACCTACCGCGCCGCCAATACCAAGGTGCTCTACATCGTGGACACCGAGTCCGGCAAAGCCACGCGCCTCAGCCCGGCCGCGTTTGGCAACGCCGGCAACGCCAGCTACCTCGCGCCCTGA
- a CDS encoding P-loop NTPase, producing the protein MTADSIKEALKQVKYPGFSRDIVSFGLVRSAAFADGTAKVSVAITTSDPKVPTMLKTEIEHCLRAQPGVKDVIVELAVSAAKAAPKPGTANLGGGTTPAGLKHSVAIASGKGGVGKSTFAVNLACALAQILEKSGRPGRVGLMDCDIYGPSVPLMMGLGGARPEVDGENLVPLERHGVKVMSMGFLVDDNTPVVWRGPMIMKTIQQFVQNVKWGDLDVLLIDLPPGTGDAQLSLVQTLPLDGAILVTTPQPAATNVARKGGLMFQKVNVPLLGVAENMSWFEDATGTRQHLFGEGGGATIAEMLGTSLLGQVPLFPEIRAGGDSGQPVTVSAVSGKPAKAFREIATTLLNRLKVPHAG; encoded by the coding sequence GTGACCGCCGACTCCATCAAGGAAGCCCTGAAGCAAGTGAAGTATCCCGGTTTCAGCCGGGACATCGTGTCCTTCGGACTCGTGCGCTCGGCGGCCTTCGCCGACGGCACGGCCAAGGTCTCGGTCGCCATCACGACCTCGGATCCCAAGGTGCCGACGATGCTCAAGACCGAGATCGAGCACTGCCTGCGCGCCCAACCCGGCGTGAAGGATGTGATCGTCGAACTCGCGGTCTCCGCCGCCAAAGCCGCGCCCAAGCCCGGCACCGCCAACCTCGGCGGAGGCACCACGCCCGCCGGCCTGAAACACTCCGTCGCCATCGCCTCCGGCAAGGGCGGCGTCGGCAAATCCACCTTCGCGGTCAACCTCGCCTGCGCCCTCGCCCAGATCCTTGAAAAATCCGGCCGCCCGGGCCGCGTTGGCCTGATGGACTGCGACATCTACGGCCCCTCCGTGCCGCTCATGATGGGCCTCGGCGGCGCCCGGCCCGAGGTGGACGGCGAAAATCTCGTCCCGCTCGAACGCCACGGCGTGAAGGTCATGTCCATGGGCTTCCTCGTGGATGACAACACCCCGGTCGTCTGGCGCGGTCCGATGATCATGAAGACGATCCAGCAGTTCGTCCAAAACGTGAAATGGGGCGACCTTGACGTGCTGCTGATCGACCTCCCGCCCGGCACGGGCGACGCCCAGCTTTCCCTCGTTCAGACCCTGCCCCTCGACGGCGCCATTCTTGTGACGACCCCGCAGCCTGCGGCCACCAACGTCGCGCGCAAGGGCGGCCTGATGTTCCAGAAGGTCAACGTGCCCCTGTTGGGCGTCGCGGAGAACATGAGCTGGTTTGAGGATGCCACCGGCACGCGCCAGCACCTGTTTGGCGAAGGCGGCGGCGCGACCATCGCGGAGATGCTCGGCACGAGCCTTCTCGGCCAGGTGCCGCTCTTCCCCGAAATCCGCGCCGGCGGCGACAGCGGCCAGCCCGTGACGGTGAGCGCGGTGTCGGGCAAACCGGCCAAAGCGTTCCGCGAAATCGCCACGACGCTGCTCAATCGGCTGAAAGTGCCGCACGCGGGTTGA
- the rpmG gene encoding 50S ribosomal protein L33 encodes MQETVTLECTEARKEGKPASRYLTKRNKKTVTERIEKKKYNPFLKRHTLHKEIK; translated from the coding sequence ATGCAAGAAACCGTCACCCTGGAATGCACCGAAGCCCGTAAGGAGGGCAAACCCGCCTCCCGCTATCTCACGAAGCGCAACAAGAAGACCGTCACTGAGCGCATCGAGAAGAAGAAGTATAACCCCTTCCTCAAGCGCCACACGCTCCACAAGGAGATCAAGTAA
- a CDS encoding PTS sugar transporter subunit IIA, which produces MRLDKYISRARVADLGSADLEGALVELLNLTVERFPDLNKDTLLKGLLRRESTMTTYLGGGVAMPHVRLKMNRRYLLAVGRSHYGIRYDSAIESEPVHLVVMLLADEKTRDYLQLLAALAQLFKDPAFVESLLKAPDLDTLYELLFAGFGGVAVKALPASQTRLNRVVLREAGRIATGSGCTGLMVFGDVFTGRIRAPKIEGSLKSILVTRNLPEGEARPGRFDESVQVRSFSSQRLAQLRSAVLVGLTRGFITFKDRLCCIGGLAGSNQFDAIVIVDVEKEFSTLLSGHADLLPADVKPEVLERVIAVATELAVEGREGRPVGCLFVVGDHEKVEKLTKPLVLNPFYGYKEEDRNILNPFMDETIKEFSSIDGAFVIGGDGVVHAAGALIQAADFNHALPSGLGTRHAAAAAISVAADCIALVVSSSTGQVTLFRRGVMMPLTENKVNA; this is translated from the coding sequence ATGCGGCTCGACAAATACATCTCCCGCGCCCGTGTCGCCGACCTTGGCAGCGCCGATCTGGAGGGCGCGCTGGTCGAGCTGCTGAATCTCACGGTCGAGCGCTTTCCCGACCTGAACAAGGATACGCTGCTCAAGGGCCTGTTGCGCCGCGAGAGCACGATGACGACTTACCTGGGCGGCGGCGTGGCCATGCCGCATGTGCGCCTGAAGATGAACCGGCGTTACCTCCTAGCCGTGGGGCGCAGCCACTACGGCATCCGTTACGACAGCGCGATCGAGAGCGAGCCGGTCCACCTCGTGGTGATGCTGCTCGCCGATGAGAAAACCCGGGATTACCTGCAGCTGCTCGCCGCCCTGGCCCAACTGTTCAAGGATCCGGCCTTCGTGGAGAGCCTGCTGAAGGCGCCGGACCTTGACACGCTTTACGAACTCCTGTTCGCCGGCTTTGGTGGCGTGGCCGTCAAGGCCCTGCCGGCATCGCAAACCCGGCTCAACCGTGTGGTCCTGCGCGAAGCCGGCCGCATTGCCACGGGCAGCGGTTGCACGGGACTCATGGTCTTTGGCGATGTTTTCACCGGCCGCATCCGCGCGCCCAAGATCGAGGGCTCGCTCAAGAGCATCCTCGTCACGCGCAACCTGCCCGAGGGCGAGGCGCGGCCCGGCCGCTTCGACGAGAGCGTGCAGGTTCGGTCCTTTTCCAGCCAACGGTTGGCCCAGCTGCGCAGCGCCGTGCTCGTCGGCCTGACCCGCGGTTTCATCACGTTCAAGGACCGCCTGTGCTGCATCGGCGGCCTGGCCGGTTCCAACCAGTTTGACGCCATCGTCATTGTTGACGTGGAGAAGGAGTTTTCGACCCTGCTGAGCGGGCACGCGGATCTGCTGCCCGCCGACGTGAAACCCGAGGTTTTGGAGCGCGTGATCGCCGTGGCGACCGAGCTGGCGGTGGAGGGCAGGGAAGGCCGCCCGGTTGGCTGCCTGTTTGTCGTGGGCGACCACGAGAAGGTTGAGAAACTGACCAAACCGCTCGTGCTAAATCCGTTTTACGGCTACAAGGAGGAGGATCGCAACATCCTTAACCCGTTCATGGATGAGACGATCAAGGAGTTTTCCTCGATCGACGGAGCCTTTGTCATCGGCGGGGACGGCGTGGTCCACGCCGCGGGTGCGCTCATCCAGGCCGCGGACTTCAACCATGCCTTGCCCAGCGGGCTAGGCACCCGGCATGCGGCGGCGGCGGCAATCTCGGTCGCGGCCGATTGCATCGCCCTGGTGGTTTCATCCAGCACCGGCCAGGTGACGCTCTTCCGGCGGGGCGTGATGATGCCTTTGACGGAAAACAAGGTAAACGCCTGA